A single Ochrobactrum sp. BTU1 DNA region contains:
- a CDS encoding sugar ABC transporter permease, whose translation MTMTAEPDRSARGPNRSRLTDRLSMKTRRLIWVWSFLALPILFYSVIRFYPTIEAFWLSFTNWDLMSPPEFIGIANYQKLFADPEFWKVFKNTFVYLLVGTPISLVLAFVIAYYLDRIRFLHGFIRALYFLPYLTTAAAMAWVWRWFYQPAPIGFINNILSSIGLPQQGFLRSVDQGLYAIMATSIWAGLGFQIIIFMAGLRAVPNTFYEAARIDGLGEWAILRKITIPLLKPTTVFLVVFSSIGFLRIFDQVYNMTTNDPGGPLGSTKPLVLMIYQTAFSSYAMGYAAAQTIILFIILLCVSLLQLWILREKK comes from the coding sequence ATGACAATGACAGCTGAACCAGACCGCTCAGCGCGCGGCCCTAACAGATCGCGGCTGACAGATCGCCTGTCGATGAAAACCAGACGACTGATTTGGGTATGGAGCTTTTTGGCGCTACCAATCCTCTTTTACAGCGTCATTCGCTTTTATCCCACGATTGAAGCTTTCTGGCTCTCTTTCACCAATTGGGACTTGATGAGCCCACCGGAATTTATTGGGATTGCAAACTATCAGAAGCTGTTTGCCGATCCGGAATTCTGGAAAGTATTTAAAAACACCTTCGTCTATCTATTGGTTGGCACCCCCATCAGTCTGGTTCTGGCGTTTGTCATCGCATACTATCTGGACCGCATAAGATTTTTGCACGGCTTCATTCGAGCCTTGTACTTCCTGCCTTACCTTACCACTGCAGCCGCAATGGCTTGGGTCTGGCGTTGGTTCTATCAGCCTGCTCCCATTGGATTCATCAATAATATTCTGAGTTCTATAGGTCTGCCTCAGCAAGGCTTCCTGCGCTCTGTCGATCAAGGTCTCTATGCCATCATGGCAACATCAATCTGGGCAGGGCTTGGCTTTCAGATCATCATCTTCATGGCTGGTTTGCGCGCTGTTCCCAACACATTCTATGAGGCCGCACGCATTGATGGCCTTGGGGAGTGGGCGATCCTACGCAAGATTACCATTCCACTTTTGAAGCCAACGACAGTATTTCTGGTGGTCTTCTCATCGATCGGTTTCCTGCGTATTTTTGATCAAGTCTACAACATGACCACCAACGATCCAGGCGGGCCTCTGGGGTCAACGAAGCCTCTGGTGTTAATGATCTATCAAACGGCATTCTCATCCTACGCGATGGGCTATGCGGCTGCGCAAACGATTATCCTCTTCATCATTCTGCTCTGCGTGTCCCTGCTGCAGCTCTGGATTCTAAGGGAAAAGAAATGA
- a CDS encoding sugar kinase produces MSKQFKSPAVLSIGRLYCDLIFTGLDALPQLGREVFAGDMKIVAGGGAFISAAHFAHVGRSVALVARLGTDTLSQSLKQDLTVQGLDLRFLEVSDEAGPQVTVASVIGNDRAFLSRRAGTAHPSTLDEALSWKSAKHLHIAEYATLHEMPDLILKAKAAGLTVSLDPSWDETLIYSDDLLKKCEGVDIFLPNSEEAEAITGESDASRALDILSQNFPVVALKTGSQGAWVRVENTAIHLPAEKVKVVDTTGAGDAFNAGFIDFWIDGRSALESLEAGVQRGSLAVQALGGASILQS; encoded by the coding sequence ATGTCAAAACAGTTCAAATCTCCTGCAGTCCTAAGCATAGGACGGTTATACTGCGACCTGATTTTCACCGGCCTGGATGCTTTACCACAGCTGGGACGCGAGGTGTTCGCGGGCGATATGAAAATTGTTGCCGGTGGTGGCGCATTCATTTCCGCTGCACATTTCGCGCATGTGGGCCGCTCGGTCGCACTCGTTGCGCGTCTTGGGACAGACACTCTGTCACAAAGTCTGAAACAGGATCTGACTGTCCAAGGCCTTGATTTGCGTTTTCTGGAAGTATCGGATGAGGCCGGACCGCAAGTGACTGTCGCTAGCGTGATTGGCAATGACCGTGCATTCTTGTCGCGCCGCGCCGGAACGGCACATCCGTCAACGTTGGACGAGGCGCTAAGCTGGAAAAGTGCAAAACACTTGCACATTGCAGAATATGCGACACTACACGAAATGCCCGATCTCATATTAAAGGCCAAAGCTGCAGGCCTGACGGTATCCCTTGATCCAAGTTGGGATGAAACTCTTATCTACAGTGATGACCTTCTGAAGAAGTGTGAGGGAGTGGATATTTTCCTTCCCAACAGCGAAGAAGCTGAAGCAATTACTGGAGAGAGCGATGCAAGTAGAGCACTTGATATCCTGTCCCAGAATTTTCCAGTCGTGGCTTTAAAAACAGGATCACAGGGCGCTTGGGTGCGTGTCGAAAATACAGCGATTCACCTGCCTGCCGAGAAAGTTAAGGTGGTTGACACCACCGGCGCTGGCGACGCTTTCAATGCCGGATTTATCGACTTCTGGATCGATGGACGGTCCGCACTGGAAAGTCTGGAAGCAGGTGTTCAGCGCGGTAGCCTTGCAGTGCAGGCTCTCGGCGGCGCTTCGATTTTGCAGAGCTAA
- a CDS encoding carbohydrate ABC transporter permease yields the protein MTTPTKPLPFQNLKPGRIVTWTLLFIGGLIMITPLAFMFSTSLKTASQVYDLRLIPAEPTLQNYATILADGRFVRWFMNSMIVAVVVTLSNVFFDSLVGYTLAKFQFRGRYFIFLAILSTLMIPTEMLVIPWYLMSSKLGWLDSYWGIMFPGMMTAFGTFLMKQFFEGVPNDFLEAARVDGLNEFEIWWKIAMPLVTPALSALAIFTFLGNWTAFFWPLIVSTSPELYTLPVGLSSFAVEQSIQWEMIMTGAAIATLPTLVVFMLLQRYIVRGVMLAGLKG from the coding sequence ATGACAACCCCAACCAAACCACTCCCTTTCCAGAACCTGAAGCCTGGCCGTATTGTAACATGGACTTTGCTGTTTATTGGCGGCCTGATTATGATAACGCCTCTGGCTTTCATGTTTTCAACCTCGTTGAAAACAGCCAGTCAGGTTTACGACCTTCGGCTTATTCCAGCGGAACCCACATTACAAAACTATGCGACAATTCTCGCAGATGGCCGCTTTGTACGCTGGTTCATGAATTCGATGATTGTTGCAGTCGTCGTAACATTATCGAACGTGTTCTTTGATAGCCTTGTGGGTTACACACTGGCAAAATTTCAGTTTCGTGGTCGCTACTTCATCTTTCTCGCGATCCTGTCGACACTCATGATCCCGACCGAAATGCTGGTCATTCCATGGTACCTGATGTCTAGCAAGCTTGGCTGGCTGGACAGCTATTGGGGCATCATGTTCCCAGGTATGATGACCGCCTTCGGCACCTTTCTCATGAAACAATTCTTTGAAGGAGTGCCCAATGACTTCCTCGAAGCGGCACGCGTGGACGGTCTCAACGAGTTCGAGATCTGGTGGAAGATTGCGATGCCCTTGGTCACACCGGCCCTCTCAGCACTGGCAATTTTCACCTTTCTCGGCAACTGGACAGCATTTTTCTGGCCACTGATCGTTTCCACAAGCCCCGAACTTTATACGCTGCCAGTAGGATTATCGAGCTTTGCTGTCGAGCAATCAATCCAGTGGGAGATGATCATGACTGGGGCTGCGATTGCCACACTGCCAACGCTAGTCGTCTTCATGCTTCTCCAACGTTACATTGTGCGTGGCGTCATGCTTGCAGGTCTTAAAGGGTGA
- a CDS encoding extracellular solute-binding protein, with amino-acid sequence MGKLLLAGLVAGLSSIAINAAQAVEIEYWQYVFESRVKTMDKLIENFEKANPDIKVKQVTFPYDDYQTRVIAAKMAGKSPDVMQLFYGWLDKFAAGGILQPLPLDAFPHDKIESEFFPIVGAMKRGDEYYGLPTAVRSLALFYNKKLFEEAGLDPKNPPKNLDELLAYAQKATKRDASGNLLSEGITLDMPGQDLHWWREVLVRQFGGAPYSDDYRKVAYNDAAGEKALQFYTDLQTKYKVGEVKFMDEGHAAFRSGKAAMTIDGTFRLAAFNTIKDFEWGVTELPANSEGLRSNYASYFANGISASAKGEKLEAASKFLNYITSPEAMEIWLKGVGELPARRSAALTENNLSDPVYGPFLKGLEYAHTTMFTDELKQRQIIVDMSNRVILQNQPVKESLEEAAKAEQAILDTAK; translated from the coding sequence ATGGGTAAATTGCTACTTGCGGGCCTTGTGGCCGGGTTGAGCTCGATCGCAATCAACGCTGCTCAAGCAGTTGAAATAGAGTATTGGCAGTACGTCTTTGAATCGCGCGTCAAGACGATGGATAAGCTGATCGAGAATTTCGAAAAAGCCAATCCTGATATCAAAGTCAAACAGGTCACATTTCCTTATGACGATTATCAGACCCGGGTAATTGCTGCGAAGATGGCTGGCAAAAGTCCCGATGTGATGCAGCTGTTCTATGGCTGGCTCGATAAATTTGCCGCAGGTGGCATCCTGCAGCCGCTTCCGCTGGACGCTTTCCCGCACGACAAAATTGAGAGTGAGTTCTTCCCCATCGTCGGCGCGATGAAGCGCGGTGATGAATATTACGGTTTGCCAACTGCAGTTCGCTCGCTCGCTCTGTTTTACAACAAAAAGCTTTTTGAAGAAGCCGGCCTCGACCCCAAGAACCCACCAAAAAATCTCGACGAGCTGCTCGCTTACGCCCAGAAAGCAACAAAACGCGATGCTTCCGGCAATCTACTGAGCGAAGGCATCACGCTCGATATGCCAGGGCAGGACTTGCATTGGTGGCGTGAAGTGCTGGTGCGCCAGTTCGGAGGCGCTCCATACAGCGATGACTACCGCAAGGTCGCCTACAACGACGCGGCCGGCGAGAAGGCTCTGCAGTTCTACACCGATCTCCAGACCAAGTATAAGGTTGGCGAAGTCAAGTTCATGGACGAAGGTCACGCCGCTTTCCGTTCTGGCAAAGCCGCAATGACGATTGATGGAACATTTCGTCTGGCAGCGTTCAACACAATCAAGGATTTCGAGTGGGGCGTGACCGAACTGCCTGCCAATTCTGAAGGCTTGCGATCAAATTACGCCAGCTATTTTGCCAATGGCATCAGCGCTTCAGCAAAAGGCGAAAAGCTGGAAGCTGCCTCAAAATTTCTCAATTACATCACCTCGCCAGAAGCAATGGAAATCTGGCTGAAGGGCGTTGGCGAATTGCCTGCACGTCGCTCCGCTGCACTGACAGAAAATAATCTTTCCGATCCGGTCTATGGGCCATTCCTTAAAGGTCTGGAGTATGCCCACACCACCATGTTCACCGATGAGTTGAAGCAGCGCCAGATCATTGTCGATATGTCGAACCGCGTGATCTTGCAAAATCAGCCGGTCAAGGAATCTCTTGAGGAAGCTGCCAAGGCTGAACAAGCCATTTTGGACACAGCGAAGTAA
- the ugpC gene encoding sn-glycerol-3-phosphate ABC transporter ATP-binding protein UgpC, with amino-acid sequence MATIELEKLVKRYGKVEAVRAIDLQIADGEFVVFVGPSGCGKSTTLRMIAGLEDISGGRLKIGDEVVNERDPKQRNIAMVFQNYAIYPHMSVRQNIGFGLYTSNLSKAEKAKRIEDVGASLGLTPYLDRRPAALSGGQRQRVAIGRAMVRNPSAFLFDEPLSNLDAQLRAQMRIEIKRLHQSLKTTTVYVTHDQVEAMTMADRIVVMRDGQILQTGTPTELYEHPVDVFTARFIGSPSMNLIKGRRTGERVGFAEDGDLLIGIRPHELKVGEASVEGSLSLQGIVTAVEPLGAETLVHLDVNGSAIIATAPGKTVPQTGTTLTASAPSGSLYLFDAKTEKSRGRL; translated from the coding sequence ATGGCAACTATTGAACTTGAGAAACTTGTCAAACGTTATGGCAAAGTCGAAGCGGTGCGCGCGATTGATCTTCAGATTGCAGACGGCGAATTTGTTGTATTCGTCGGCCCTTCCGGTTGTGGCAAATCCACAACCTTGCGGATGATTGCGGGACTAGAAGATATATCTGGTGGCCGACTAAAAATCGGTGATGAGGTGGTCAATGAGCGTGATCCAAAGCAGCGCAATATTGCTATGGTGTTTCAGAATTATGCAATCTATCCGCATATGAGCGTGCGTCAGAATATTGGCTTCGGGCTTTATACCTCCAATCTTTCAAAGGCAGAGAAGGCCAAACGTATCGAGGACGTAGGCGCCTCTCTTGGCCTGACCCCCTATCTGGATCGCCGCCCAGCTGCTTTATCTGGTGGTCAGCGCCAGCGCGTTGCGATTGGCCGCGCAATGGTACGCAATCCATCGGCCTTCTTGTTCGATGAACCACTGTCAAATCTTGACGCCCAATTACGTGCGCAGATGCGCATCGAAATCAAGCGCCTCCATCAGAGTCTCAAGACAACAACGGTTTACGTCACCCACGACCAGGTCGAAGCTATGACCATGGCTGATCGTATTGTCGTGATGCGCGATGGTCAGATTTTACAGACCGGAACTCCGACTGAGCTTTACGAGCATCCAGTTGATGTCTTTACAGCTCGCTTTATCGGCAGCCCATCGATGAACCTGATTAAAGGTCGTCGTACTGGTGAGAGAGTGGGTTTTGCAGAAGATGGTGATCTTCTCATCGGCATTCGACCGCACGAGCTGAAGGTCGGCGAAGCGTCGGTAGAGGGAAGCCTGTCCCTTCAAGGCATTGTGACAGCAGTAGAGCCCCTGGGAGCAGAAACGCTGGTTCATCTGGATGTGAATGGCAGTGCGATTATCGCCACAGCGCCGGGAAAAACCGTGCCACAGACAGGCACCACACTGACTGCATCAGCGCCTTCGGGCAGCCTGTATCTGTTTGATGCCAAGACAGAAAAGAGCCGCGGTCGCCTATAA
- the argH gene encoding argininosuccinate lyase: MSDLDPKLSDNSVFPNPVYVETVLRPLFDSAKTHHVDGFRRIDRAHLVMLVESGIVDREQAAQIAGALVAIDQEINPAELSYTGEVEDFFFLIEKELKTRIGADVAGRLHTARSRNDIDHTLFKIGLKRQLDVLLHKSRQLLKVLIAAADREQATLIVAYTHGQPAQPTTFGHYLAAATEVLIRDIERIEAARVIVNQSPMGAAAITTSGFPIDRQRVSELLGFAAPLNNSYSCIAAVDYVTSTYSALELMFIHLGRLIQDFQFWTSFEVGQIYVPNAFVQISSIMPQKRNPVPIEHMRHLSSQTMGRARTVLDVMHNTPFTDMNDSEGETQQMGYEAFASAGRVLDLLSAFIEAIRIDPIRVAENIRRSCITITELADSLVRIEGLSFRHAHEIAAKVARAVVAQGGGLENDGFAPFLDAFREATKREPSFGHEKFEQLVSPQHFVAVRDRLGGPGPEAMAAALAIYQNAALAFNVRASELADFEAKADSELNQKFSALAERR, translated from the coding sequence ATGTCAGATCTTGACCCAAAACTTTCCGACAACAGTGTCTTTCCAAATCCAGTCTACGTAGAGACGGTGCTGCGCCCTCTGTTCGACAGCGCCAAAACGCACCATGTCGATGGCTTTCGTCGAATTGATCGCGCCCATCTGGTGATGCTGGTGGAAAGTGGGATTGTGGATCGTGAACAGGCGGCACAGATCGCAGGTGCGCTTGTTGCAATCGATCAAGAGATCAATCCGGCTGAACTAAGCTATACCGGCGAAGTCGAAGATTTCTTCTTTCTGATTGAGAAGGAACTCAAAACCCGTATCGGTGCGGATGTTGCAGGTCGATTGCACACAGCACGTTCGCGCAATGATATCGACCACACCTTGTTCAAAATCGGTTTGAAGAGACAGCTTGATGTACTGCTTCACAAATCTCGTCAGCTGCTCAAGGTTCTCATTGCAGCTGCAGACCGCGAGCAGGCGACCTTAATCGTCGCATATACGCATGGCCAGCCAGCACAGCCGACAACCTTCGGCCACTATCTTGCGGCAGCCACGGAGGTGCTGATCCGCGACATTGAGCGGATTGAAGCAGCTCGCGTTATTGTTAACCAGTCTCCAATGGGGGCGGCAGCCATCACCACCTCTGGCTTCCCGATCGACCGCCAACGCGTCTCGGAGCTATTGGGTTTTGCCGCCCCCTTAAACAATTCCTATAGTTGTATCGCCGCAGTCGACTATGTGACTTCGACCTATTCCGCGCTGGAATTGATGTTCATTCATCTCGGTCGGCTTATTCAGGATTTCCAATTCTGGACAAGTTTTGAGGTCGGCCAGATTTATGTGCCGAATGCATTTGTGCAGATTTCTTCAATCATGCCACAAAAACGCAATCCGGTACCGATTGAGCATATGCGGCATCTGTCGAGCCAGACCATGGGGCGGGCACGTACTGTGCTTGATGTAATGCACAACACGCCTTTCACAGACATGAACGACAGTGAAGGTGAAACACAGCAAATGGGTTACGAGGCTTTTGCCTCAGCGGGACGTGTGCTTGATTTACTGAGCGCGTTCATTGAAGCAATCCGCATTGATCCAATCCGCGTCGCGGAGAATATCCGCCGTTCATGCATTACAATCACAGAACTTGCAGACTCGCTGGTCCGCATTGAAGGCTTATCGTTCCGCCACGCACACGAGATTGCAGCCAAGGTCGCACGTGCTGTAGTGGCGCAGGGTGGCGGACTTGAGAATGATGGCTTCGCGCCATTCCTTGATGCATTTCGCGAAGCCACCAAACGCGAACCCTCATTCGGACACGAGAAATTCGAGCAACTTGTCTCGCCGCAGCATTTCGTTGCAGTGCGTGACCGGCTCGGTGGCCCAGGACCCGAAGCGATGGCTGCAGCGCTAGCAATTTACCAAAATGCCGCCCTCGCTTTTAACGTACGAGCTTCTGAACTAGCCGATTTTGAGGCCAAGGCAGATAGCGAACTTAATCAAAAATTCAGCGCCCTTGCGGAGAGACGTTAA
- a CDS encoding SIS domain-containing protein → MATPSFMRQETIEASSVVSRLLREEAATFAEIKRIYQQRTPRVITTAARGSSDHAASFFKYLFEISVGIPVASIGPSITSVYNGRLRLEGGLHFTVSQSGASPDIVALQKAAKKGGAITVAVVNVIDSPLAREADIVLNLRAGQEQSVAATKSCIAGATALAAVTAAIAEAPPLQHALTRLPEALEQTTNATIDSSLASRLSAINGMYVVGRGTGFAVALEAALKAKETCGIHAEAFSLAEVMHGPIRLVHGNFPVIAFLNQDEAYNANRQAIDRLIGLGADVVTIGEGIIAGKTIHTASTGNGLVDPLVGLGAYYRFIEYVAQARGLNPDAPKNLRKVTETV, encoded by the coding sequence ATGGCCACACCATCCTTTATGCGACAAGAAACAATAGAAGCGTCTTCAGTTGTTTCTCGCTTGTTAAGAGAAGAAGCGGCAACATTCGCCGAAATCAAACGTATCTACCAGCAGCGCACGCCGCGTGTCATTACAACAGCCGCGCGTGGATCTTCTGATCATGCTGCATCGTTTTTTAAGTATCTGTTTGAAATCAGCGTTGGCATACCGGTTGCATCCATCGGGCCGTCCATCACGTCGGTTTACAATGGTCGTCTGCGATTAGAAGGCGGTTTACATTTTACTGTCTCGCAATCCGGCGCAAGTCCAGATATTGTTGCTTTACAGAAGGCTGCAAAAAAGGGCGGCGCAATTACAGTTGCTGTGGTCAATGTCATTGACAGCCCATTAGCACGAGAGGCCGATATTGTTCTTAACCTCCGCGCCGGACAAGAACAAAGCGTCGCTGCCACCAAATCCTGTATCGCGGGGGCTACGGCGCTTGCAGCCGTTACCGCAGCTATAGCCGAAGCCCCCCCACTTCAACACGCGTTAACGAGATTACCAGAAGCTCTGGAGCAAACCACCAACGCAACGATCGATAGTAGTCTGGCTTCTCGTCTTTCGGCAATCAATGGAATGTATGTGGTGGGCCGCGGAACCGGTTTCGCAGTTGCCTTGGAGGCGGCTCTGAAAGCCAAAGAGACCTGCGGGATACATGCGGAAGCATTTTCGCTTGCCGAAGTCATGCACGGCCCAATCCGCCTCGTGCACGGCAACTTCCCAGTGATAGCCTTTCTCAATCAGGATGAAGCTTATAATGCCAATCGACAAGCTATTGATCGTCTGATCGGATTGGGCGCGGATGTTGTAACAATCGGCGAAGGCATTATTGCAGGAAAGACAATCCATACTGCATCGACAGGCAATGGCCTGGTTGATCCTCTTGTTGGGCTAGGAGCTTACTATCGGTTTATTGAATATGTGGCGCAGGCTCGCGGATTAAATCCAGACGCACCTAAGAACCTCCGAAAGGTTACTGAAACCGTGTAG